From a single Apostichopus japonicus isolate 1M-3 chromosome 12, ASM3797524v1, whole genome shotgun sequence genomic region:
- the LOC139977568 gene encoding uncharacterized protein isoform X2, translating to MIKYTFPRLLLLLPVFSQCRSDYCDGNVIKIFSAADLRLSCNTSSTANSVWLKDFGNHLFVGESPANVRQIGNLQLDNNYSLVIVDALIENQGTYTCKMDGKVLTTYCVEVYVAPVLSIAIDDLISHDATDAFVGEKCHLECMANGSKPKTSLVWVVNGKAITENITETFSDNQNGTYNSVSKLTYLVEKNLTHVSCVTQEHFIDDATSVNTVIHGYVVPDLTLLYKGRPSPAIIYMALNKTHLLTCFAVASGHLANLTWLRNDHQLVENTKRFHAYSTVSNKGGYKTTSLTVEPNEIFPPLNISCTSFGESILLRRSRSVLVVVYQEPTVEISLDGVVVIGSTADVLLGSSHSIGCTVTGNHFDLLILTVDKNTEENNATITSEGNANVYNKGSTVSTGHTIEVDVLAISELTDVDCKAFSYLDTANVSNYIDLKTVAVPEVSFTFEGKLVLQKFLRVANGHMYTLECTATEARPKVQLTWLLDESIVQLGDTSFVTLTTKGKKNLWDSSINLHFYLEGTSAVITCLAVGESYLQRTNRTIAFLSLGKKGQLHIREAREPDLNLANLGSVMDGMCKTEVLERNEEWTSAHQSLPHKQSVSLPKLPNETITSAEVYYSSLKEGSLIRNVYTKREVCFVAQLNKGTFLTRWIGTINKSQGNKTCLFISLPSDDKKMKQEFHWDIYLQKLMELPDHVNVIKTEGICIDNANIYLLQEYKPVGSLDDLLRGFHQDDKSGTLLLSDVLELSLQVVKGMEFIITHGFLHPGLSAGKVLATEKRCCKLYYFCLKEDASRMVIDIKRKVTIPELPPEASARNEYTWSSDSWSTAECVWKMLTFGTNQNLEHTWEAQSQIYPSYVLESLMQSTSVECMDRPPLKDLREAISTWMIRQDMDIEEADLTSKSSHGSVGEDGYTPMEGNTVIEKD from the exons ATGATTAAGTACACTTTTCCGCGTCTGTTACTGCTTTTACCAG TTTTTAGTCAATGTCGTAGCGACTACTGCGATGGTAATGTGATCAAGATATTTTCGGCAGCAGATTTGCGACTTTCCTGCAACACTTCGTCGACGGCAAACTCTGTATGGCTAAAGGACTTTGGCAACCATTTATTCGTTGGCGAAAGTCCAGCGAACGTAAGGCAAATCGGAAACTTACAACTCGACAACAATTATTCTCTTGTAATTGTAGATGCATTGATAGAGAACCAGGGAACCTATACGTGCAAAATGGACGGAAAAGTTCTTACGACATATTGCGTGGAAGTTTATG ttGCCCCTGTTTTAAGTATAGCAATCGATGACCTGATTTCCCATGATGCAACAGATGCATTTGTCGGTGAAAAATGTCATCTGGAGTGCATGGCAAATGGTTCAAAGCCAAAAACATCTCTTGTATGGGTTGTCAATGGCAAAGCTATCACAGAAAATATTACAGAAACGTTTTCTGACAATCAAAATGGTACATACAATTCTGTCAGCAAATTAACCTATCTGGTCGAGAAGAACCTGACACATGTCAGTTGCGTTACCCAAGAGCACTTTATTGACGACGCTACGTCGGTAAACACGGTCATCCATGGATATG TTGTTCCAGACCTTACGCTACTGTACAAAGGAAGACCCTCACCAGCTATCATCTACATGGCCTTAAACAAGACGCATTTACTGACATGCTTTGCGGTAGCTTCAGGACATCTTGCGAATCTAACATGGCTTAGAAACGACCACCAGCTTGTCGAAAACACTAAACGGTTTCATGCATACTCAACGGTTTCGAACAAAGGCGGATACAAGACAACCTCGTTGACAGTTGAGCCCAATGAGATATTCCCACCTTTAAACATATCTTGCACTAGTTTCGGAGAAAGTATTCTACTGAGGAGATCGCGTTCAGTCTTAGTTGTCGTTTACC AGGAGCCTACGGTAGAGATATCACTTGACGGTGTAGTTGTGATTGGCAGTACCGCAGATGTCCTACTGGGGAGTTCTCATTCCATCGGGTGCACTGTCACGGGAAACCATTTCGATCTTCTTATACTAACGGTTGACAAAAATACAGAAGAAAATAATGCTACTATCACAAGTGAAGGAAACGCAAATGTATACAATAAAGGCAGCACAGTTTCTACCGGTCATACAATAGAGGTTGACGTCCTCGCAATATCTGAATTAACAGATGTCGATTGTAAAGCCTTCAGTTATTTAGATACCGCAAACGTTTCTAACTACATTGACCTAAAAACAGTGG CTGTCCCCGAAGTTTCGTTTACTTTCGAGGGAAAACTGGTATTGCAGAAGTTCCTCCGTGTAGCTAATGGACATATGTACACTTTGGAATGCACAGCAACTGAAGCAAGGCCGAAGGTGCAATTGACGTGGCTTCTTGATGAGTCAATTGTACAATTGGGAGACACTTCGTTCGTAACCCTAACAactaaaggaaagaaaaatctgTGGGACAGCAGTATCAATCTTCACTTCTACCTCGAAGGCACCAGTGCCGTGATAACTTGCCTTGCAGTGGGAGAATCTTATCTCCAACGAACTAACAGAACAATTGCTTTTTTAAGCTTGG GAAAAAAGGGTCAACTCCATATTCG GGAAGCAAGAGAACCAGACCTGAATCTCGCAAATTTGGGTAGCGTTATGGATGGAATGTGTAAGACGGAAGTACTCGAGAGAAATGAAG AATGGACTTCAGCTCATCAATCGCTGCCACATAAGCAAAG CGTTTCCCTTCCAAAGCTTCCAAATGAGACAATCACATCCGCTGAAG tttacTACTCGAGCTTGAAGGAAGGTTCGTTGATCCGTAATGTCTACACGAAAAGAGAGGTATGCTTTGTAGCTCAACTGAACAAAGGGACGTTCCTAACCCGGTGGATTGGAACGATAAACAAATCACAgggaaataaaacatgtttatttatttccctTCCCTCGG ATGACAAGAAGATGAAGCAAGAGTTTCACTGGGACATTTACTTACAGAAACTGATGGAACTTCCTGATCATGTAAACGTAATCAAGACAGAAGGAATATGCATTGACAACG CAAATATATATCTTCTTCAAGAATACAAACCTGTTGGATCCTTAGATGATTTACTGCGAGGCTTCCATCAAGATGATAAAAGTGGAACATTGCTGCTATCGGATGTTCTTGAATTATCCTTGCAAGTTGTGAAAGGAATGGAATTCATCATAACACATGGA TTCTTGCATCCTGGATTATCCGCGGGGAAAGTTCTTGCAACAGAAAAGCGATGTTGTAAACTTTACTACTTTTGTCTTAAGGAAGACGCTTCAAGAATGGTCATAGACAttaagagaaag GTGACGATCCCTGAGCTACCACCTGAGGCATCAGCGCGAAATGAGTACACCTGGTCTAGTGATTCTTGGTCAACGGCTGAATGTGTCTGGAAAATGCTAACTTTTG GTACTAACCAGAACTTGGAACATACATGGGAGGCTCAGTCCCAAATATATCCTTCCTACGT TCTTGAGTCTTTGATGCAGTCTACTTCTGTAGAATGCATGGATCGTCCGCCCTTGAAAGATTTGCGGGAAGCAATAAGCACATGGATGATTAGACAAGATATG GATATTGAAGAAGCTGATCTGACAAGCAAATCATCACATGGAAGCGTAGGAGAAGATGGATACACGCCAATGGAAGGAAATACAGTAATTGAAAAGGATTAA
- the LOC139977568 gene encoding uncharacterized protein isoform X1 → MIKYTFPRLLLLLPVFSQCRSDYCDGNVIKIFSAADLRLSCNTSSTANSVWLKDFGNHLFVGESPANVRQIGNLQLDNNYSLVIVDALIENQGTYTCKMDGKVLTTYCVEVYVAPVLSIAIDDLISHDATDAFVGEKCHLECMANGSKPKTSLVWVVNGKAITENITETFSDNQNGTYNSVSKLTYLVEKNLTHVSCVTQEHFIDDATSVNTVIHGYVVPDLTLLYKGRPSPAIIYMALNKTHLLTCFAVASGHLANLTWLRNDHQLVENTKRFHAYSTVSNKGGYKTTSLTVEPNEIFPPLNISCTSFGESILLRRSRSVLVVVYQEPTVEISLDGVVVIGSTADVLLGSSHSIGCTVTGNHFDLLILTVDKNTEENNATITSEGNANVYNKGSTVSTGHTIEVDVLAISELTDVDCKAFSYLDTANVSNYIDLKTVAVPEVSFTFEGKLVLQKFLRVANGHMYTLECTATEARPKVQLTWLLDESIVQLGDTSFVTLTTKGKKNLWDSSINLHFYLEGTSAVITCLAVGESYLQRTNRTIAFLSLDEPNGFPLTIIWIFLTVVIVITSTTMPIFYKLKFSAGKKGQLHIREAREPDLNLANLGSVMDGMCKTEVLERNEEWTSAHQSLPHKQSVSLPKLPNETITSAEVYYSSLKEGSLIRNVYTKREVCFVAQLNKGTFLTRWIGTINKSQGNKTCLFISLPSDDKKMKQEFHWDIYLQKLMELPDHVNVIKTEGICIDNANIYLLQEYKPVGSLDDLLRGFHQDDKSGTLLLSDVLELSLQVVKGMEFIITHGFLHPGLSAGKVLATEKRCCKLYYFCLKEDASRMVIDIKRKVTIPELPPEASARNEYTWSSDSWSTAECVWKMLTFGTNQNLEHTWEAQSQIYPSYVLESLMQSTSVECMDRPPLKDLREAISTWMIRQDMDIEEADLTSKSSHGSVGEDGYTPMEGNTVIEKD, encoded by the exons ATGATTAAGTACACTTTTCCGCGTCTGTTACTGCTTTTACCAG TTTTTAGTCAATGTCGTAGCGACTACTGCGATGGTAATGTGATCAAGATATTTTCGGCAGCAGATTTGCGACTTTCCTGCAACACTTCGTCGACGGCAAACTCTGTATGGCTAAAGGACTTTGGCAACCATTTATTCGTTGGCGAAAGTCCAGCGAACGTAAGGCAAATCGGAAACTTACAACTCGACAACAATTATTCTCTTGTAATTGTAGATGCATTGATAGAGAACCAGGGAACCTATACGTGCAAAATGGACGGAAAAGTTCTTACGACATATTGCGTGGAAGTTTATG ttGCCCCTGTTTTAAGTATAGCAATCGATGACCTGATTTCCCATGATGCAACAGATGCATTTGTCGGTGAAAAATGTCATCTGGAGTGCATGGCAAATGGTTCAAAGCCAAAAACATCTCTTGTATGGGTTGTCAATGGCAAAGCTATCACAGAAAATATTACAGAAACGTTTTCTGACAATCAAAATGGTACATACAATTCTGTCAGCAAATTAACCTATCTGGTCGAGAAGAACCTGACACATGTCAGTTGCGTTACCCAAGAGCACTTTATTGACGACGCTACGTCGGTAAACACGGTCATCCATGGATATG TTGTTCCAGACCTTACGCTACTGTACAAAGGAAGACCCTCACCAGCTATCATCTACATGGCCTTAAACAAGACGCATTTACTGACATGCTTTGCGGTAGCTTCAGGACATCTTGCGAATCTAACATGGCTTAGAAACGACCACCAGCTTGTCGAAAACACTAAACGGTTTCATGCATACTCAACGGTTTCGAACAAAGGCGGATACAAGACAACCTCGTTGACAGTTGAGCCCAATGAGATATTCCCACCTTTAAACATATCTTGCACTAGTTTCGGAGAAAGTATTCTACTGAGGAGATCGCGTTCAGTCTTAGTTGTCGTTTACC AGGAGCCTACGGTAGAGATATCACTTGACGGTGTAGTTGTGATTGGCAGTACCGCAGATGTCCTACTGGGGAGTTCTCATTCCATCGGGTGCACTGTCACGGGAAACCATTTCGATCTTCTTATACTAACGGTTGACAAAAATACAGAAGAAAATAATGCTACTATCACAAGTGAAGGAAACGCAAATGTATACAATAAAGGCAGCACAGTTTCTACCGGTCATACAATAGAGGTTGACGTCCTCGCAATATCTGAATTAACAGATGTCGATTGTAAAGCCTTCAGTTATTTAGATACCGCAAACGTTTCTAACTACATTGACCTAAAAACAGTGG CTGTCCCCGAAGTTTCGTTTACTTTCGAGGGAAAACTGGTATTGCAGAAGTTCCTCCGTGTAGCTAATGGACATATGTACACTTTGGAATGCACAGCAACTGAAGCAAGGCCGAAGGTGCAATTGACGTGGCTTCTTGATGAGTCAATTGTACAATTGGGAGACACTTCGTTCGTAACCCTAACAactaaaggaaagaaaaatctgTGGGACAGCAGTATCAATCTTCACTTCTACCTCGAAGGCACCAGTGCCGTGATAACTTGCCTTGCAGTGGGAGAATCTTATCTCCAACGAACTAACAGAACAATTGCTTTTTTAAGCTTGG ATGAACCGAACGGATTTCCTCTTACAATTATTTGGATCTTCCTCACTGTAGTCATTGTAATCACATCTACGACAATGCCAATTTTCTATAAATTGAAGTTTTCAGCAG GAAAAAAGGGTCAACTCCATATTCG GGAAGCAAGAGAACCAGACCTGAATCTCGCAAATTTGGGTAGCGTTATGGATGGAATGTGTAAGACGGAAGTACTCGAGAGAAATGAAG AATGGACTTCAGCTCATCAATCGCTGCCACATAAGCAAAG CGTTTCCCTTCCAAAGCTTCCAAATGAGACAATCACATCCGCTGAAG tttacTACTCGAGCTTGAAGGAAGGTTCGTTGATCCGTAATGTCTACACGAAAAGAGAGGTATGCTTTGTAGCTCAACTGAACAAAGGGACGTTCCTAACCCGGTGGATTGGAACGATAAACAAATCACAgggaaataaaacatgtttatttatttccctTCCCTCGG ATGACAAGAAGATGAAGCAAGAGTTTCACTGGGACATTTACTTACAGAAACTGATGGAACTTCCTGATCATGTAAACGTAATCAAGACAGAAGGAATATGCATTGACAACG CAAATATATATCTTCTTCAAGAATACAAACCTGTTGGATCCTTAGATGATTTACTGCGAGGCTTCCATCAAGATGATAAAAGTGGAACATTGCTGCTATCGGATGTTCTTGAATTATCCTTGCAAGTTGTGAAAGGAATGGAATTCATCATAACACATGGA TTCTTGCATCCTGGATTATCCGCGGGGAAAGTTCTTGCAACAGAAAAGCGATGTTGTAAACTTTACTACTTTTGTCTTAAGGAAGACGCTTCAAGAATGGTCATAGACAttaagagaaag GTGACGATCCCTGAGCTACCACCTGAGGCATCAGCGCGAAATGAGTACACCTGGTCTAGTGATTCTTGGTCAACGGCTGAATGTGTCTGGAAAATGCTAACTTTTG GTACTAACCAGAACTTGGAACATACATGGGAGGCTCAGTCCCAAATATATCCTTCCTACGT TCTTGAGTCTTTGATGCAGTCTACTTCTGTAGAATGCATGGATCGTCCGCCCTTGAAAGATTTGCGGGAAGCAATAAGCACATGGATGATTAGACAAGATATG GATATTGAAGAAGCTGATCTGACAAGCAAATCATCACATGGAAGCGTAGGAGAAGATGGATACACGCCAATGGAAGGAAATACAGTAATTGAAAAGGATTAA